The Cryptomeria japonica chromosome 2, Sugi_1.0, whole genome shotgun sequence region GTTATCCTTGGGATAGGTTGACTAGCATAATATAACTTGCTAGATAATTTGACCTTTCCTTTGCATTGATATATTTTCAAGATGGGTTGactagaataacacaacttgctagactatttaaCCCTCTCTTCGCACTAAGCATTTTGGGATGAGTGGAACAAGCATAATgaaacttgctagactattttatACTCTTCCTCctctttcatggatcacctagcatagcaTAGCTTACTAGCCTATGGaatccacacacacacactctctctccccTCTATGATCTCATAGCATACCTTTGCTAGTTGATTGGACCATATATTTTTGTCTTGTCTTTGATGTTTGCTCTTTCTCTTTTGAGGtgatcacttgtgctcttgcaataacattctaaggatgatattagtggttgagacattttgattatcgaggtctctttgactagttgacttggaacctttGTTTTTAGTTCTAACCCCTTTTGTGtgtcttttttgttgttgtttgtctGTCTTTTTTTTGGTATCCTTGCACATGATTGTATGAGTTAAGACACTTGGTTTGGGGGATTGTACCCTCAAATTTAGTGATgccttaactctctctctctctctctctctctctctctctctctctctctctctcactcacacacacacacacacacacacacacacacacacacacacacacacacacacgtatgtgTGTAGGGCTCTgtaacatcctaaattgtactcccttacaatttagtccacattttgggccctcaccttagtctGTGTCCCATAATGCCTAATTAAGTCCTGATTATGTATTCATCATGAAAATATGGCTTCATTTTCATCCCAtataccacatgaccccttggtttggccccaaaatagggtaggttCAGGGCATGGTGTTTTGGTCCTCATTAGGACCAGGGCATCACGCTCTGGTCCTTAATTTGGCCTTATTTTGAAATCCTCTTGCATtgtcaaatttgagtgggaaatctCTTTCTGTGTCAACCTATGCCAGGAAATTAATATGATTTtcgatgggaaagtatataaggaggcttttACCTCTCATTTGCGTATATACAAGGATACATGAGATCATTAAACAAGGGAAAAATTCTaatcatcaagcattgaagcatttaTCAGTAGGcattctagaggtcttcaaggctgcattcttcattcatcaattatggagcaacattactttttttatttgcaagcatgtgtatgtgtgattagggtttttgtcatgttcatgccatttcatacaacatatgtgactatatttaagaagcaaagcaacattatcaatcattgcaaatctgaggtatatccttccattatttatttcaatatttgtaatatttcaatcaaggttaattcctaaaccaaggtttgacttaggaaaacctctattcccaacctatttccctctctttctatgtgtaggaaacatgtaTGGAGTTGCGATATTTAGAATAGGTATTATTTGCAGAAacaaatcaaccctttttggtgtaCAAAAAGCTTGGAGGAGCAAAGCAATGAGTGCTTTGAACTTGACATTTTTGGAACTTTTTTTGGGGATCAGGTTTGAATATGCATATATACTACTCAGATCTAGTTGCGTGCCTCAATTTGAaaactgtagctcattgtttctgcatttttacctttattttcaacacttttccctaatttcaacaattcaactcacaaaagatggCAAAAAAATTCACACACCTTGAATCCAATATATATTCAGTCCTTATCATTGTtggtttgtgattgaatctattggattcacccctcttttgaatgtaatgataAATTTGTGATTTTCATCCCTCATAGTGAAAACACtaattttttcaccattacaacctcatactcccactaaagtggggactaaatgtagcattaTAAATTGTATCCCTATGAAATTTATTGCTCAGCTAGGCCCTATTTTGGCATGTATGTCCTCCTGCATCCAGTCTCGTTTGTAATAACTCAATTCCATACACATACAAAAAGGTCATCTCTTCATCCGATCTTGCATTCTCCCTAATTTGCAAAGTCACCTTCAAGTACCCCCCATGAGGGATTATTAAATTCACTTTGTGCCTTAGAACATATTAGGCCAAGTGGATTATTCTCGTTCTTAATGTAAACAAAGCAAAATAGGCTTAAATTTCCTAGTTTGCTACTGAACCCTATTTCTCCTCCATTACAGTAGCCTTGTCCTTTAAATCTAACATGTCCCAAATTTCTTAGGTAGCTTTAGAAGAATATTTTCAGCCACTTTCATTTAGGGCACTTCATCTCATGGGTGTATTTAAACCTACCTATTTATTGGTCTTTGCTTTCAGTACTTAGTCAACCTTTtcgttttttattttaaaatttgaattattcCAAGTTAGCGAATTTATAAAATCTTGATTTGTAAAATGAGATTGTTTCAAATTAATATAGTTTGTATGCTCTCTAGTGAAGACTTGACTCTAGTCATTTTTGACTAATTTTAGACTAGTTGATGATAACCTTAAATAATTTTAGTTTACACTTTTTTGCAAATATGAAAAAAAAGAACTGACTTTTCCTATATACACCACGCATTTGAGACTTAAAATAGTATTTAAGATTCTTTAATCATTATATAAATACCcccatcatttacatttactttGCTAGATTGACATTAATTGTATCATCCAAATTAATCAGCAATTATTATCTAACAATCTATTGTAATTTGGAACTACGTGCATCCGCCTTATTGGATTGGTCAAAGATTAAGCATAGGGAATGCTTATTTGCATTTTCCAATACCCCATCTAAATTGATAAGGAAGAAACTACTGCTGAAGTTGTTAATGAAATCTCCTACAGACTAAATAGTTGGTACTTACAAAACTTCTATACCAGTGGGAATCAAAACATTTCAGAAACATGTAACATAAGAAACTGAAAGTTGGTATAATTCAGACACAAAGTAGATGAGAGGTCAGCAAATGTTGCAGGCATTGGGATTATCATTGACGTAACCATAATAAGGCCTCTCGACATAAGTGTAATCATAATAATAAGGCCTTTGGACATACAAAACGGTTGGGATCTCTCCTTTCTCCACGTTAATTTTCTCCTCCTTGGTAGGTTCTACACTCAGTAATTCTGCAAAGCCAAAACCTGATTTCCTGAGCTTTCATGTAACATTCACAGGGTCTGCTTCCCCAATTATAGTCATCTTTTTTTTCCTCCATGTCCACAGCCACAGAATCTACCCCTGCAATACAGATTTCCATTCATCAAATTAAAGGCCAGAAAGAGCAGCATACCTTCCACCTCTGCAATCACTTTGAgggcctttctttttcttttctcgtTCTCGATCGTCAATTTTAACACCATTTTCTGCAAATCTGGAGGACAAACATTATATTAGCTCAAACATCGACATGAATCCAAGAACAGGAAGTGATATATAAATAGCTATCTAGACTTACGTTCATTTTGGTATCTTAGAAATGGGTTTATGTGCACAGAAATCAGCGAGGCGTTTTATATGGAGCAGAAAATTTGGTATCCGTACAATAAAATCCCAAAAGTTCGGAGTACGAGGATTTTGGTGTTTGTGTGACGAAGATACAGGAAGAAAGGAGGCATTTTTGAATCCTTCGTCGAAACTCTGTACATGAGTTATTATAATCAGGCGGAATTAGTCAACAACTTTTTAACAGCGTCACTTCGCATAATGAAGATGCTGTATTTGtatattttattgttttgtttGACCATCTTACCATCTTCTCTGTAATGTGAACACAACTTTGCCAGCATGGCTTAAAAAGGGGTGACCATTCTATGCTTCCGGAAGACCAATACGTTTTCTTTAAATTGACTTAAATAGAAAACGAATCTTTTAAACTATAAATAATCATTGACGTAATCCTTGAAATTTGGGTACTTTTATTAAAGCTGTGATTAGGAAACCTGAGTCATTTTTTGGTCTAAAGAAGATTGTAACAAGTGGAATTTCAATGAAGCTTTGAAGTTGAACGAGACGATTCTATTCTCCAGGGGAAATGCAGCATTGGACATGGGTTTCAATGATGGATTATGTTGACTAATATATTATGGTGCATATGGGTAACAGCTACTCAGATTCTCTGATTTATTGATGTATTATAAAGAGTGAAGTTATGGTGTATGAGGGATATGGATGGGGCTGGATAGTCGTTTTAGTGCATATGTTGTATTTTAATTATAAATAGATTCGGAAAAatgaaataagaataaaagattttGTGATCAGTTATAAGATAATAATCAAAAGTgtcaataaaatatatttaattacgTAATCGTTCACCAATAATTAGATTTGGAAGTTACATCACAAAAGATGTTTCTTCATAGCTACAATGGTGAGAACGATATATAGCATGTTGTTGGTTATTgacaagaaataaggaaaatcaacAAAGAATTCCTTGTGCAATGTCAAAGTATACAAATCTCCTCAATTAAATTAAGTGATACTTTTGAAGTTCACTATTATTAATGTCAATTAGTTAAATTCAAACTAAGCCATTAATCTTGCAGCGTAACACAAAAAGATAGTATTTTGAGGTGGAAAGAAAGATAGTAGTAAATAAAACTTGAATCTTCTACCATCATTTGActtgatatgtatgtatgtacatatatatgtatgtatgtatgtatgtgtgtgtgtgtgtgtttgtgtatatatagacatgtatgcatgtatgtatgtatgcgtatatgtatgtttatgtatacaTATAAACAATATATAAGAAAATTTCAATGGTCTAAAATCTTGACTATACACAAATCATTTAATGATATTGATTTTCACAATCCTTAAATTTGATGGGTCTTAAGCTTCTAGACTAGATTGCGTGCTAGTTTTTGAATCAAATTTTCGGATCACACTCGAAGATCCATCATCAAGATATAGAGAGATAGGAGACACAAAAATCATTGTCTAAAAAAGGTGGCGATAAACTATTGTAAAAGGTCCCTATATATGCAAATCATTCCACCAAAATCTATCCTTTTATCCAtatactcatcacaaaagagaatgAGGAATGTAAATGCATTAAAAAGAAAACCAATACATCCTATCTGATAGAAACGCCTTTCAAATTGAATAGAGCTAATTTTACCTAGGTTACTTACACATTATGTCATTTTTTATTTGACTTGTGGAATTCGGTGATCAATCTTcatattcttctttggcttcccttGTAACTATGAAAACAGAGGCAATTTAAATAATCATATCACTAAAGTAAATCTTTAAAACTATCATTCCTTGATTATAATTTTGATGAGAAATTATTTTATACACCTAGTTCacataaatgcaataaactaacatGTATAACAACATCGACTATCACATTAATATGATGACCAAACTTAATAAGGCCTTTTTCTAGGTTAATTCACATTCAAATATGATAGGAAAGTCACTAGAAACCACCTACCATTACTTTTTAACAAATGAGAATCCCCAAAAAGTGTGATTCAATTTTCACAAAATTGAGAAAAAGGACATTAATTGGGtaaatcataatacatttcaacctaGCTCTTGTAGGGAATTTGTAACGTGCTATTTTTCAAGTTGTGATCTAAAGCATCAATGTCAACtttaaatctctaaaatttgaGCACAAAACTTAAACAAAATAAATTCATTGaatgttcatttttattttaaattcaataataGATTTAGAGGAAAGAAGGGAAGATGTAGATAAAtcttttttaaattgaaaaacacGAAGGGATAAGATGATAGTCATAGGTAGTCTTCGAAGAAGTTTCATTAAATAGAGGTATACATTTTAATATGTAGCTTTAATGGCACCAAGGATTCTACAAAAGCATAAAACTATTCAAAATTATTACTCAATTGAAAGTAACTTTTAGATATCTGCTAggataaccatttcaacaaaacaAAAT contains the following coding sequences:
- the LOC131859591 gene encoding uncharacterized protein LOC131859591, whose amino-acid sequence is MKTMVLKLTIETEKSKRKALKVIAAVKGVDSVAVDMEKQKMTVIGEADPVNVTSRLRKSDLQKMVLKLTIENEKRKRKALKVIAEVEGVDSVAVDMEEKKDDYNWGSRPCECYMKAQEIRFWLCRITECRTYQGGEN